One region of Tamandua tetradactyla isolate mTamTet1 chromosome 6, mTamTet1.pri, whole genome shotgun sequence genomic DNA includes:
- the FKBP10 gene encoding peptidyl-prolyl cis-trans isomerase FKBP10 isoform X2, whose amino-acid sequence MDRGLMGMCVNERRRLIVPPHLAYGSIGLAGLIPPDATLYFDVVLLDVWNKDDAVQVSTLLQPPQCPRVVQDSDFVRYHYNGTLLDGTAFDSSYSRGGTYDTYVGSGWLIKGMDQGLLGMCPGERRKIIIPPFLAYGEKGYGTVIPPQASLVFHVLLIDVHNPKDTVKLETLEQPPGCDRKAVAGDFMRYHYNGSLMDGTLFDSSYSRNHTYNTYVGRGFIIPGMDQGLQGACVGERRRITIPPHLAYGENGTGDKIPGSAVLVFSVHVIDFHNPADPVDIKILSRPSETCSETSKLGDFVRYHYNCSLLDGTRLFSSHDHGAPQEVTLGANKVIEGLDTGLQGMCVGERRQLVVPPHLAHGESGARGVPGSAVLLFEVELVSREEGLPTGYLFVWHKDPPANLFEDMDLNKDGEVPSEEFSTFIKTQVNEGKGRLLPGQDPEKTLRDMFQNQDRNQDGKITAGELRLKSDEDQEQVHEEL is encoded by the exons ATGGACCGCGGCCTCATGGGCATGTGTGTGAACGAGCGGCGACGCCTCATCGTGCCTCCCCACCTGGCCTACGGCAGCATCGGTTTGG CGGGGCTCATTCCCCCGGATGCCACCCTCTACTTCGACGTGGTCCTGCTGGATGTGTGGAATAAGGATGACGCCGTGCAGGTGAGCACCTTGCTGCAGCCACCCCAGTGCCCCCGCGTGGTTCAGGACAGTGACTTTGTCCGCTACCACTACAATGGCACGCTGCTGGACGGCACCGCCTTCGACTCCAG CTACAGTAGGGGTGGCACTTATGACACCTATGTCGGCTCGGGCTGGCTGATCAAGGGCATGGACCAGGGGCTGCTGGGCATGTGTcctggagagagaaggaaaatcatcATCCCTCCATTCCTGGCCTATGGCGAGAAAGGCTATG GGACTGTGATCCCCCCACAGGCCTCGCTCGTCTTCCACGTCCTACTGATAGACGTCCACAACCCGAAGGACACCGTGAAGCTGGAGACGCTGGAGCAGCCCCCCGGCTGTGACCGGAAGGCGGTGGCCGGGGACTTCATGCGATACCACTACAATGGCTCGCTGATGGACGGCACCCTCTTTGACTCCAG CTACTCCCGCAACCACACCTATAATACCTACGTGGGGCGGGGCTTCATCATCCCCGGGATGGACCAGGGGCTGCAGGGTGCCTGCGTGGGGGAGCGCCGCAGGATCACCATCCCCCCCCACCTTGCCTACGGGGAGAACGGAACCG GAGATAAGATCCCTGGCTCCGCCGTGCTGGTCTTCAGTGTCCACGTCATCGACTTCCACAACCCTGCAGACCCGGTGGACATCAAGATCCTCTCCCGGCCCTCTGAGACCTGCAGCGAGACCTCCAAACTTGGGGACTTCGTTCGATACCACTACAATTGCTCCTTGCTGGATGGCACCAGGCTCTTCTCCTC GCACGACCATGGGGCCCCCCAGGAGGTCACTCTGGGGGCTAACAAGGTGATCGAAGGCCTGGACACAGGCTTGCAGGGCATGTGTGTGGGAGAGCGGCGGCAGCTGGTCGTCCCCCCGCACCTGGCACACGGGGAGAGTGGAG cccgcGGGGTCCCCGGCAGTGCTGTGCTGCTGTTTGAGGTGGAGTTGGTGTCCCGGGAGGAGGGGCTGCCCACAGGCTACCTGTTTGTGTGGCACAAGGACCCTCCTGCCAACCTGTTTGAAGACATGGACCTCAACAAGGATGGAGAGGTGCCCTCAGAGGAG TTCTCTACCTTCATCAAGACTCAAGTGAATGAGGGCAAAGGACGCCTCCTGCCCGGGCAGGACCCTGAGAAAACCTTGAGGGACATGTTCCAGAACCAGGACCGCAACCAGGACGGGAAGATCACCGCCGGGGAGCTCAGGCTGAAGTCAGACGAAGACCAGGAGCAGGTCCACGAGGAGCTCTGA
- the P3H4 gene encoding endoplasmic reticulum protein SC65 has protein sequence MGCAAWGLLWLLLGSAGAQYEKYSFRGFPPEDLMPLAAAYGHALEQYEGESWRESARYLEAALRLHRLLRDSEAFCHANCSGSPPPGASQPGSGPGPDGGSDDEWARELRLFGQVLERAACLRRCKRTLPAFQVSYPPRQLLRDFQSRLPYQYLHYALFKANRLEKAVAAAYTFLQRNPKHELTAKYLSYYRGLLDATEESLTDLEAQPYEAVFLRAVKLYNGGDFRGSTEDMERALAEYLAVFARCLAGCEGAHEQVDFKDFYPAIADLFAESLQCKVDCETNLTPNVGGYFVDKFVATMYHYLQFAYYKLNDVRQAAHSAASYMLFDPEDSVMQQNLVYYRFHRARWGLEEEDFQPREEAVLYHNQTTELRELLEFAHMYLQSDDEMELEETEVPVEPEDPPSDAEFEGEGDYEEGIFANWWQEPDAKGDEAEAEPEPELA, from the exons ATGGGCTGCGCGGCGTGGGGGCTGCTGTGGCTGCTGCTGGGCAGCGCCGGGGCGCAGTACGAGAAGTACAGCTTCCGAGGCTTCCCGCCCGAGGACCTGATGCCCCTGGCCGCGGCCTACGGGCACGCGCTGGAGCAGTACGAGGGCGAGAGCTGGCGCGAGAGCGCGCGCTACCTCGAGGCGGCGCTGCGGCTGCATCGGCTGCTGCGGGACAGCGAGGCCTTCTGCCACGCCAACTGCAGCGGCTCCCCGCCGCCCGGGGCCTCCCAGCCCGGGTCCGGGCCCGGCCCCGACGGCGGGAGCGACGACGAATGGGCCCGCGAGCTACGGCTCTTCGGCCAGGTCCTGGAGCGCGCCGCCTGCTTGCGGCGCTGCAAGCGGACGCTGCCCGCCTTCCAGGTGTCCTACCCGCCGCGACAGCTGCTGCGCGACTTCCAGAGCCGCCTGCCCTACCAGTACCTGCACTACGCGCTGTTCAAG GCTAACCGGCTGGAGAAGGCGGTGGCCGCGGCCTACACCTTCCTCCAGAGGAATCCGAAGCACGAGCTAACCGCCAAATACCTCAGCTACTACCGGGGGCTGCTGGACGCCACGGAGGAGTCCCTCACCGACTTGGAGGCCCAGCCCTACgag GCCGTGTTCCTCCGGGCTGTGAAGCTCTACAACGGCGGGGACTTCCGCGGCAGCACCGAGGACATGGAGCGGGCCCTGGCTGAGTACCTGGCCGTCTTCGCCCGGTGTCTGGCTGGCTGTGAGGGGGCCCACGAGCAGGTGGACTTCAAGGACTTCTACCCAGCCATAGCAG aTCTCTTTGCAGAATCCCTGCAGTGCAAGGTGGACTGTGAGACCAACCTGACTCCCAATGTGGGTGGCTACTTTGTGGACAAGTTTGTGGCCACCATGTACCACTACCTGCAGTTTGCCTATTACAAGT TGAACGACGTGCGCCAGGCTGCCCACAGCGCCGCCAGCTACATGCTGTTCGACCCCGAGGACAGTGTCATGCAGCAGAACCTGGTGTATTACCGTTTTCATCGGGCCCGCTgggggctggaggaggaggaCTTCCAGCCTCGGGAG GAAGCTGTGCTCTATCATAACCAGACCACTGAGCTGCGGGAGCTGCTGGAGTTTGCACACATGTACCTCCAGTCAGATGATGAG ATGGAGCTGGAGGAGACAGAAGTGCCCGTGGAACCTGAGGACCCTCCATCTGACGCTGAGTTTGAGGGGGAGGGAGACTATGAAGAGGGCATCTTTGCCAACTGGTGGCAGGAGCCGGATGCCAAGGGTGACGAGGCTGAGGCTG aGCCAGAGCCTGAACTGGCATGA
- the FKBP10 gene encoding peptidyl-prolyl cis-trans isomerase FKBP10 isoform X1 has protein sequence MLPTGAPSHTLPGLPLLQLLLLLVQAVVRGLGRASPAGGPLEDVVIERYHIPRTCPREVQMGDFVRYHYNGTFEDGKKFDSSYDRSTLVAIVVGVGRLITGMDRGLMGMCVNERRRLIVPPHLAYGSIGLAGLIPPDATLYFDVVLLDVWNKDDAVQVSTLLQPPQCPRVVQDSDFVRYHYNGTLLDGTAFDSSYSRGGTYDTYVGSGWLIKGMDQGLLGMCPGERRKIIIPPFLAYGEKGYGTVIPPQASLVFHVLLIDVHNPKDTVKLETLEQPPGCDRKAVAGDFMRYHYNGSLMDGTLFDSSYSRNHTYNTYVGRGFIIPGMDQGLQGACVGERRRITIPPHLAYGENGTGDKIPGSAVLVFSVHVIDFHNPADPVDIKILSRPSETCSETSKLGDFVRYHYNCSLLDGTRLFSSHDHGAPQEVTLGANKVIEGLDTGLQGMCVGERRQLVVPPHLAHGESGARGVPGSAVLLFEVELVSREEGLPTGYLFVWHKDPPANLFEDMDLNKDGEVPSEEFSTFIKTQVNEGKGRLLPGQDPEKTLRDMFQNQDRNQDGKITAGELRLKSDEDQEQVHEEL, from the exons ATGCTTCCCACGGGCGCCCCCAGCCACACCCTCCCCGGGCTCCCCCTGCTGCAGTTGCTGCTGCTCCTGGTCCAGGCCGTGGTGCGGGGGCTCGGCCGTGCCAGCCCGGCCGGGGGTCCCCTGGAAGATGTGGTCATCGAGAGGTACCACATCCCCAGGACCTGTCCCCGGGAGGTGCAGATGGGGGATTTTGTGCGGTACCACTACAATGGCACTTTCGAGGACGGCAAGAAGTTTGACTCGAG CTATGACCGCAGCACCTTGGTGGCCATCGTGGTGGGCGTGGGGCGCCTCATCACTGGCATGGACCGCGGCCTCATGGGCATGTGTGTGAACGAGCGGCGACGCCTCATCGTGCCTCCCCACCTGGCCTACGGCAGCATCGGTTTGG CGGGGCTCATTCCCCCGGATGCCACCCTCTACTTCGACGTGGTCCTGCTGGATGTGTGGAATAAGGATGACGCCGTGCAGGTGAGCACCTTGCTGCAGCCACCCCAGTGCCCCCGCGTGGTTCAGGACAGTGACTTTGTCCGCTACCACTACAATGGCACGCTGCTGGACGGCACCGCCTTCGACTCCAG CTACAGTAGGGGTGGCACTTATGACACCTATGTCGGCTCGGGCTGGCTGATCAAGGGCATGGACCAGGGGCTGCTGGGCATGTGTcctggagagagaaggaaaatcatcATCCCTCCATTCCTGGCCTATGGCGAGAAAGGCTATG GGACTGTGATCCCCCCACAGGCCTCGCTCGTCTTCCACGTCCTACTGATAGACGTCCACAACCCGAAGGACACCGTGAAGCTGGAGACGCTGGAGCAGCCCCCCGGCTGTGACCGGAAGGCGGTGGCCGGGGACTTCATGCGATACCACTACAATGGCTCGCTGATGGACGGCACCCTCTTTGACTCCAG CTACTCCCGCAACCACACCTATAATACCTACGTGGGGCGGGGCTTCATCATCCCCGGGATGGACCAGGGGCTGCAGGGTGCCTGCGTGGGGGAGCGCCGCAGGATCACCATCCCCCCCCACCTTGCCTACGGGGAGAACGGAACCG GAGATAAGATCCCTGGCTCCGCCGTGCTGGTCTTCAGTGTCCACGTCATCGACTTCCACAACCCTGCAGACCCGGTGGACATCAAGATCCTCTCCCGGCCCTCTGAGACCTGCAGCGAGACCTCCAAACTTGGGGACTTCGTTCGATACCACTACAATTGCTCCTTGCTGGATGGCACCAGGCTCTTCTCCTC GCACGACCATGGGGCCCCCCAGGAGGTCACTCTGGGGGCTAACAAGGTGATCGAAGGCCTGGACACAGGCTTGCAGGGCATGTGTGTGGGAGAGCGGCGGCAGCTGGTCGTCCCCCCGCACCTGGCACACGGGGAGAGTGGAG cccgcGGGGTCCCCGGCAGTGCTGTGCTGCTGTTTGAGGTGGAGTTGGTGTCCCGGGAGGAGGGGCTGCCCACAGGCTACCTGTTTGTGTGGCACAAGGACCCTCCTGCCAACCTGTTTGAAGACATGGACCTCAACAAGGATGGAGAGGTGCCCTCAGAGGAG TTCTCTACCTTCATCAAGACTCAAGTGAATGAGGGCAAAGGACGCCTCCTGCCCGGGCAGGACCCTGAGAAAACCTTGAGGGACATGTTCCAGAACCAGGACCGCAACCAGGACGGGAAGATCACCGCCGGGGAGCTCAGGCTGAAGTCAGACGAAGACCAGGAGCAGGTCCACGAGGAGCTCTGA